In the Geobacter sp. FeAm09 genome, one interval contains:
- a CDS encoding sugar transferase, translated as MLKQQAQLFTKLAAVADTAAIITAFVLAYNLIQQFDGRLGNFHKYSWVLMVIVPVWLFLLAHSGLYASMRTKALSKTFGSLVKVHIIGVVITASCIYLIDPKGFSRLLLGSFAIISLVLIVTVKGSIKLLLHYLRRKGYNVRHILIVGSGDKVFRFISLCRRHAAWGLVISGVVRFCGEADDKDVQGCTNLGNVNDLIDICKQNQVDEVVFSLPREHLDEVDDYLGPLQEMGITVRMVIDLYDAPTSIKELSMFHNEIPMLTYYSKAFDASQLFLKRCLDIFGSLVGLLITGVLLPFIALAIRLDSPGPLFFGQKRVGKNGRTFRCWKFRSMTVDAEEHKNELLDCNEMHGAMFKMENDPRVTRVGRFIRKTSIDELPQFWNVFKGEMSLVGTRPPTPDEVATYENWQRKRICIKPGITGLWQVSGRNQIQDFDEVVRLDIRYIEQWSLWLDIKLLFKTIWVVIAGRGAR; from the coding sequence ATGCTCAAACAACAAGCACAATTATTTACAAAACTTGCGGCGGTAGCTGATACCGCGGCAATTATAACGGCATTCGTGCTGGCATATAATCTCATCCAGCAATTTGATGGCCGCCTCGGCAACTTCCATAAATACAGCTGGGTACTTATGGTTATTGTGCCCGTTTGGCTCTTTCTGCTGGCCCATTCCGGCCTTTACGCCTCCATGCGCACCAAAGCACTCTCAAAAACGTTTGGCAGCCTCGTCAAAGTTCACATCATCGGCGTCGTCATTACCGCATCATGTATCTACCTCATCGACCCCAAGGGCTTCAGTAGACTTTTGCTGGGGAGCTTCGCCATCATCTCGCTGGTGTTAATCGTTACGGTCAAGGGCAGTATTAAGCTATTGCTCCATTACCTCCGGCGTAAAGGATACAACGTCAGGCACATTTTGATCGTCGGGTCTGGCGATAAAGTCTTCAGATTTATTAGTCTCTGCCGCCGGCACGCTGCATGGGGGTTGGTTATTTCAGGCGTGGTGCGCTTTTGCGGTGAGGCTGACGATAAAGATGTGCAAGGCTGTACGAACCTCGGCAATGTGAATGACCTGATAGATATCTGCAAACAGAATCAGGTCGATGAGGTTGTATTTTCGTTACCGCGGGAACACCTTGACGAAGTGGACGACTATTTGGGGCCACTGCAGGAGATGGGGATCACCGTGCGCATGGTAATCGACCTGTATGACGCCCCCACCTCAATCAAAGAACTCTCGATGTTCCATAACGAAATCCCCATGCTGACCTACTACAGCAAGGCGTTTGACGCCAGCCAACTCTTTCTTAAACGGTGCCTGGATATTTTCGGTTCGCTTGTTGGCCTGCTCATCACGGGGGTGCTGCTTCCTTTCATAGCACTGGCTATTCGGCTCGATTCGCCGGGTCCGCTCTTTTTTGGACAGAAACGAGTGGGGAAAAATGGCCGCACTTTCAGGTGCTGGAAGTTTCGATCGATGACCGTAGACGCGGAAGAGCACAAGAATGAGTTGCTTGACTGCAACGAAATGCATGGTGCCATGTTCAAGATGGAGAACGACCCCCGGGTAACCAGAGTGGGTCGGTTCATCCGTAAGACGAGCATTGATGAGCTACCCCAGTTCTGGAATGTGTTCAAGGGTGAGATGAGCCTGGTGGGTACCCGGCCGCCAACGCCCGATGAGGTCGCAACCTACGAAAACTGGCAGCGCAAACGTATTTGTATCAAACCGGGCATTACCGGTTTGTGGCAGGTGAGCGGACGAAATCAGATACAGGATTTTGATGAGGTGGTTCGGCTTGATATCCGCTATATCGAGCAATGGTCATTGTGGCTTGATATCAAGCTGCTCTTCAAAACAATTTGGGTGGTCATAGCCGGGCGAGGGGCGCGTTGA
- a CDS encoding capsule assembly Wzi family protein — translation MQKIVIVVLILLAFDVTQLWALSSANVPLDSPIYSYLDKLAGMGLVRSDVHGLRPYSKAEAARLVVEAEKNLAAQDLAAPTFAQELISRVRDLLPREVSLRERPGKKPAFIDYNPVSSIRLRYVYLDGLPRDYNRDSLDPGHQSAFGFIGGDLRPLSSSIVHTTGTEGTPLLENNNGVIHPKGNSGELRWAAEGYLSDKVTGLLEPSLLASQDDITLRLNRGYIKLGGGGLELLAGRDENWFGPGYRGSTVLTNNAQNFDQIKLSSPEPLDVAWVKRWLGDLKYALIVSRFDQTGSGDTLRRPYFIGFKLAVKPRDWFEYGINFIRQQGGPGFTSKASLTDDIFGGGYTNHNNSIAGFDLRFRVPQLRNTEFYAEYSGEDNAGKVWPIVESYVAGIFIPTLTSSGRDDFRFEYFLGSVMLYGDWKFPAGYVYHNMTPGHSQGTNAQEFFGRYSHWFGVRNNVALEYFYTERGRTNRVPGQVMESKHAGRIFWTVPVHGDVDAQVEYGVEKISNLNLVDGAQRTNQLFKMELRYRY, via the coding sequence ATGCAAAAAATTGTAATTGTCGTTCTGATTTTGCTGGCGTTCGACGTAACGCAACTCTGGGCTCTCTCCTCCGCCAACGTCCCCCTGGACAGCCCAATCTACAGCTATCTTGACAAACTGGCCGGAATGGGCCTTGTCAGGTCCGATGTCCACGGGCTGCGACCATATTCCAAGGCCGAAGCGGCCCGGCTGGTAGTGGAGGCGGAGAAAAACCTGGCCGCGCAGGACCTGGCCGCCCCGACATTTGCCCAAGAGTTGATCAGCCGGGTCAGGGACCTGCTACCCCGTGAGGTGTCCCTGCGGGAACGGCCCGGCAAAAAGCCGGCGTTTATCGACTATAATCCCGTGTCATCCATCCGATTACGATACGTCTACCTGGATGGCCTGCCGCGCGATTACAACCGCGACTCCCTCGATCCCGGGCATCAATCGGCCTTCGGCTTCATCGGCGGCGACCTGCGGCCATTGTCTTCCAGCATCGTGCACACCACCGGCACCGAGGGGACCCCGCTCCTGGAAAACAATAACGGCGTGATCCACCCCAAAGGCAATAGCGGTGAACTGCGCTGGGCGGCCGAGGGGTATCTCAGCGACAAGGTGACCGGCCTGCTGGAGCCATCACTCCTCGCTTCACAGGATGACATCACGCTGCGCCTGAACCGGGGCTACATCAAGCTTGGCGGAGGCGGGCTGGAACTTTTGGCCGGACGCGACGAAAACTGGTTCGGCCCAGGTTATCGCGGGTCCACGGTTCTCACCAACAATGCCCAGAATTTCGACCAGATAAAGCTGTCCAGCCCCGAACCCCTGGATGTGGCTTGGGTCAAGCGCTGGCTGGGTGACCTGAAATATGCGCTGATCGTTTCGCGTTTCGACCAGACCGGAAGCGGCGATACCTTGCGGCGACCTTATTTCATAGGATTCAAGCTGGCGGTCAAGCCGAGAGACTGGTTCGAATACGGCATCAATTTCATCCGCCAGCAGGGAGGTCCCGGCTTCACCAGCAAGGCGAGCCTCACTGATGACATCTTCGGCGGGGGTTATACCAACCACAACAATTCCATAGCCGGCTTCGACCTCCGGTTCCGGGTTCCCCAATTGCGCAATACCGAATTTTATGCCGAGTATTCGGGCGAGGACAACGCCGGCAAAGTCTGGCCGATCGTCGAGAGCTATGTGGCCGGCATCTTCATTCCCACACTCACGTCGTCCGGCCGGGACGATTTTCGCTTCGAATATTTCCTGGGCAGCGTCATGCTGTATGGCGACTGGAAATTTCCGGCCGGCTACGTCTATCACAACATGACCCCCGGCCACTCGCAAGGCACCAACGCCCAGGAATTCTTCGGCCGCTACTCCCACTGGTTCGGCGTACGCAACAACGTGGCCCTGGAATATTTCTACACCGAACGGGGGCGGACCAATCGCGTGCCCGGCCAAGTCATGGAATCGAAGCACGCCGGACGCATCTTCTGGACCGTCCCGGTCCACGGCGACGTGGACGCCCAGGTGGAATACGGGGTCGAGAAGATCAGCAACCTGAACCTGGTGGACGGGGCGCAGCGGACGAACCAGCTGTTCAAGATGGAACTGCGCTACCGGTATTGA